One genomic segment of Odocoileus virginianus isolate 20LAN1187 ecotype Illinois chromosome 17, Ovbor_1.2, whole genome shotgun sequence includes these proteins:
- the TMEM132E gene encoding transmembrane protein 132E yields the protein MAPGMPGRGGAALLCLSALLAHASGRSHPASPSPPGPQASPVLPISYRLSHTRLAFFLREARPPPPTVANGSLQRSEPFVVFQTKELPVLNVSLGPFSTSQVVARELLQPSSTLDIPERLTVSWKVRAFIVHPRVPASQPVAQVLFYVAGRDWDDFGVTERLPCVRLHAFRDAREVKSSCRLSGGLATCLVRAELPLAWFGPPAPAAPPSARRKSPDGLEPEATGESQQAELYYTLHAPDASGGCGGTRRGAGPGAGARAESPTQHPLLRIGSISLFRPPPRRTLQEHRLDSNLMIRLPDRPLKPGEVLSIVLYLAPNSSSPSSPSLEHFTLRVKAKKGVTLLGTKSRSGQWHVTSELLTGAKHSTATVDVSWAQGTPLPPWEGQGPLEILQLDFEMENFTSQSVKRRIMWHIDYRGHGALPDLERAVTELTVIQRDVQAILPLAMDTEIINTAILTGRTVAIPVKVIAIEVTGLVLDVSALVECESDNEDIIKVSSSCDYVFVSGKESRGSMNARVTFRYDVLNAPLEMTVWVPKLPLHIELSDARLSQVKGWRVPILPDRRSARESEDEDEEEERPQSASRGCTLQYQHATLQVFTQFHTTSSEGTDQVVTMLGPDWLVEVTDLVSDFMRVGDPRVARMVDSSTLAGLEPGTTPFKVVSPLTESVLGETLLTVTEEKVSITQLQAQVVASLALSLRPSPGSSHTILATAAAQQTLSFLKQEALLSLWLSYSDGTTAPLSLYSPRDYGLLVSSLDERVATVTQDRAFPLVVAEAEGAGELLRAELTIAESCQKTKRKSVLATTPVGLRVHFGRDEEDPTYDYPGPSQPGPGGGEDEARGAGPPGTAGPRPEAAGPGTVSPAVPPTEDFLPLPTGFLQMPRGLTDLEIGMYALLGVFCLAILVFLINCIVFVLRYRHKRIPPEGQTSMDHSHHWVFLGNGQPLRVQGELSPPASNPMETVPACCHGDHHSSGSSQTSVQSQVHGRGDGSSGGSARDQAEDPASSPTSKRKRVKFTTFTTLPSEELAYDSVPAGEEDEEDEEDLGWGCPDVTGTTRPAPPPDLHNYMRRIKEIA from the exons CCTCTGGCCGCTCCCACCCGGCCAGCCCCAGTCCGCCAGGGCCTCAGGCCAGCCCGGTGCTGCCGATCAGCTACCGCCTGTCGCACACGCGACTGGCCTTCTTCCTGCGCGAGGCGCGGCCCCCGCCGCCCACGGTGGCCAACGGCTCCCTGCAGCGCTCCGAGCCCTTCGTGGTGTTCCAGACCAAGGAGCTGCCCGTCCTCAACGTCTCCCTGGGGCCCTTCAGCACCAGCCAGGTGGTGGCCCGGGAGCTCCTGCAGCCGTCCAGCACTCTGGACATCCCCGAGCGCCTGACGGTCAGCTGGAAGGTGCGCGCCTTCATCGTCCACCCGCGCGTGCCCGCCTCGCAGCCCGTGGCCCAGGTGCTGTTCTACGTGGCCGGCCGTGACTGGGATGACTTCGGCGTCACCGAGCGGCTGCCCTGCGTCCGCCTGCACGCCTTCCGCGACGCCCGGGAGGTCAAGAGCTCCTGCCGCCTCAGCGGGGGTCTGGCCACCTGTCTCGTGCGGGCCGAGCTGCCCCTGGCCTGGTTCGGGCCCCCGGCTCCGGCCGCGCCGCCCAGCGCCCGCCGCAAGTCTCCGGATGGGCTGGAGCCCGAGGCGACCGGGGAGAGTCAGCAAGCCGAGCTCTACTACACGCTTCATGCCCCCGATGCGTCGGGGGGATGTGGGGGGACCCGCCGGGGCGCCGGACCCGGAGCGGGGGCCCGGGCCGAGAGCCCCACCCAGCACCCGCTGCTGCGCATCGGAAGCATCAGCCTGTTCCGCCCGCCCCCCAGGAGGACCCTTCAGGAGCACAGGCTGGACAGCAACCTGATGATCCGGCTGCCGGACCGGCCCCTCAAGCCGGGCGAGGTGCTCAGCATCGTCCTCTACCTGGCCCCCaactcctcctctccctccagccccagcctggaGCACTTCACTCTGAG GGTGAAGGCCAAGAAGGGCGTGACCCTTCTAGGAACCAAGTCACGGAGTGGCCAATGGCACGTGACCTCGGAGCTGCTGACTGGGGCCAAGCATTCAACAGCCACCGTGGATGTGTCCTGGGCCCAGGGCACACCGCTGCCCCCCTG GGAGGGCCAGGGGCCCCTGGAGATTCTGCAGCTGGACTTTGAGATGGAGAATTTCACCAGCCAGTCAGTCAAGCGCAGGATCATGTGGCACATTGACTACCGGGGCCATGGAGCCCTGCCGGACCTGGAGCGGGCCGTGACCGAGCTGACAGTCATCCAGCGGGACGTGCAGGCCATCCTGCCCCTGGCCATG gACACAGAGATCATCAACACAGCCATTCTAACGGGCCGGACAGTGGCCATCCCTGTCAAGGTCATCGCCATCGAGGTGACTGGCCTTGTTCTAGATGTCTCTGCCCTGGTGGAATGCGAATCTGATAATGAGGACATCATCAAg GTATCCAGCAGCTGTGACTATGTGTTTGTCAGCGGAAAGGAATCCCGCGGGTCCATGAACGCCAGGGTCACCTTCCGCTACGACGTCCTCAACGCCCCCCTGGAAATGACTGTCTGGGTGCCCAAGCTGCCCCTGCACATCGAGCTCTCGGATGCCCGCCTCAGCCAAGTGAAGGGCTGGAGGGTTCCTATCCTTCCCGACCGGAG GTCAGCCCGGGAGAGCGAGgatgaggatgaggaggaggagcgGCCCCAGAGCGCGAGTCGTGGCTGCACCCTGCAGTACCAGCACGCCACCCTGCAGGTTTTCACCCAGTTCCACACGACGTCATCGGAGGGCACTGACCAGGTGGTCACCATGCTGGGCCCGGATTGGCTGGTGGAGGTCACCGACCTGGTCAGTGACTTCATGCGGGTGGGTGACCCCCGCGTGGCACGCATGGTAGACAGCAGCACGCTGGCTGGGCTGGAGCCGGGCACCACTCCCTTCAAG GTGGTGTCCCCCCTGACGGAGTCCGTTCTCGGGGAGACGCTGCTGACGGTGACGGAGGAGAAGGTCAGCATCACACAGCTGCAGGCCCAGGTGGTGGCCAGCCTCGCCCTCTCCCTGCGACCCAGCCCTGGGAGCAGCCACACCATCCTGGCCACTGCCGCCGCCCAGCAGACCCTCAGCTTCCTCAAGCAG gaagccctcctgagCCTCTGGCTCTCCTACAGCGATGGCACCACGGCCCCACTCTCGCTCTACAGCCCCCGGGACTACGGGCTGCTGGTGAGCAGTCTGGACGAGCGCGTGGCCACGGTGACCCAGGACCGGGCCTTTCCACTGGTGGTGGCGGAAGCCGAGGGGGCCGGGGAGCTGCTCCGCGCGGAGCTCACCATCGCCGAGAGCTGCCAGAAGACCAAGCGCAAGAGTGTGCTGGCCACGACCCCCGTGGGCCTGCGGGTGCACTTTGGGCGAGACGAGGAGGACCCCACCTACGACTACCCGGGCCCCAGCCAGCCAGGGCCCGGCGGGGGCGAGGACGAGGCCCGGGGAGCTGGCCCGCCGGGCACGGCGGGACCCCGACCTGAGGCCGCGGGCCCTGGCACTGTCAGCCCAGCTGTGCCACCCACGGAAGACTTCCTGCCGCTGCCCACCGGCTTCCTGCAGATGCCCCGGGGGCTGACGGACCTGGAGATTGGCATGTACGCGCTGCTGGGCGTCTTCTGCCTGGCCATCCTCGTCTTCCTCATCAACTGCATCGTCTTTGTGCTGCGCTACCGGCACAAGCGCATCCCTCCCGAGGGCCAGACCAGCATGGACCACTCTCACCACTGGGTGTTCCTGGGCAACGGGCAGCCGCTGCGGGTGCAGGGGGAGCTGTCGCCGCCCGCCAGCAACCCGATGGAGACCGTGCCCGCCTGCTGCCACGGTGATCACCACAGCAGCGGCAGCTCGCAGACCAGCGTCCAGAGTCAGGTGCACGGGCGGGGCGACGGCTCCTCGGGCGGCTCGGCCCGGGACCAGGCCGAGGACCCCGCCAGCTCGCCCACCTCCAAGCGCAAGCGGGTCAAGTTCACCACCTTCACCACGCTGCCCTCGGAGGAGCTGGCCTATGACTCGGTGCCCGCCGGCGAAGAGGACGAGGAAGACGAAGAGGACCTGGGCTGGGGCTGCCCGGATGTGACAGGCACCAcgcggcccgccccgccccctgacCTGCACAATTACATGCGCAGAATCAAAGAGATTGCGTAG